A genomic stretch from Hemicordylus capensis ecotype Gifberg chromosome 1, rHemCap1.1.pri, whole genome shotgun sequence includes:
- the TP53I11 gene encoding tumor protein p53-inducible protein 11, translating to MATKQPPPLMKKHSQTDLVSRLKTRKILGVGGEDDDGEVHRSKISQVLGNEIKFAVREPLGLRVWQFVSAIIFSGVAIMALTFPDQLYDAVFEEESVNSKTPIRLYGGALLSISLIMWNALYTVEKIIIRWTLLTEACYFGVQFLVTTITLVENGQVSTGATLLLTSRVLFVLISIYYYYQVGRRPKKV from the exons atggcaacCAAACAGCCTCCCCCTCTGATGAAGAAGCACAGCCAAACAGACCTCGTGAGCCGCCTGAAGACACGGAAAATCTTAGGGGTTGGTGGGGAGGATGATGATGGAGAAGTTCATAGGTCAAAG ATTAGTCAAGTCTTGGGCAATGAAATAAAGTTTGCTGTGAGGGAACCATTGGGTCTCAG GGTTTGGCAGTTTGTGTCAGCCATCATCTTTTCTGGGGTTGCCATCATG GCTCTCACCTTTCCTGATCAGCTCTACGATGCTGTATTTGAAGAAGAGTCCGTCAACAGTAAGACACCCATTCGCCTGTATGGAGGAGCCTTGCTCA GTATCTCCCTCATCATGTGGAATGCCCTGTACACAGTGGAGAAGATCATCATCCGCTGGACCCTGCTGACAGAAGCATGTTACTTTGGGGTGCAGTTCTTGG TTACCACCATCACGCTGGTTGAGAATGGCCAGGTATCGACTGGAGCCACCCTCCTCCTCACCAGCCGGGTCCTCTTTGTACTGATCAGCATTTACTATTATTACCAAGTTGGACGCCGACCCAAGAAAGTTTAA